In Cicer arietinum cultivar CDC Frontier isolate Library 1 chromosome 1, Cicar.CDCFrontier_v2.0, whole genome shotgun sequence, one DNA window encodes the following:
- the LOC101491595 gene encoding GDSL esterase/lipase At5g45960, which produces MENSDRRLFFSFMKMIFILCLLLCFTSSVESLNKKVSGFYVFGDSTVDPGNNNYINTPFRSNFPPYGRDFTNHVPTGRFSNGKLSTDFIAAYVGVKKELLPAYLDPNYRNNVEELMTGVSFASAGSGYDPLTPTISNVIPIPTQVEYFRECKKKMEAVIGKQSTENHMKNAVFFMSAGTNDFALNYFTLPIRRQSYTTILAYQQFLIQHIKQFLQDLLAEGAKKIAIAGVPPMGCLPMMITMHSPNAFLQRDCIEKYSSIGRDFNQLLQHELHLMQLQLNLSSPDAKIYYIDIYGPIANMIQAHQRYGFEGINSGCCGSGYIEASILCNKASSVCPDPFKYIFWDSIHPTEKAYHNLFLTFQPTIDFIVNN; this is translated from the exons ATGGAGAACTCTGATAGAagattgtttttttcttttatgaaaatgattttcattCTTTGCTTGTTATTATGTTTCACATCAAGTGTTGAATCTTTAAACAAAAAAGTCTCTGGCTTTTATGTATTTGGAGATTCCACAGTAGACCCTGGaaataataactatataaaTACACCTTTCAGAAGCAACTTTCCACCATATGGAAGAGATTTTACAAATCATGTTCCTACTGGAAGATTCTCTAATGGAAAGCTATCCACTGATTTCATTG CTGCTTATGTAGGTGTGAAAAAAGAGCTTCTTCCAGCTTATTTGGATCCAAATTATAGGAACAATGTTGAAGAGCTTATGACAGGAGTTAGTTTTGCTTCTGCTGGTTCTGGATATGATCCACTTACACCAACCATCTCT AATGTAATTCCAATACCAACTCAGGTGGAATATTTCAGAGAATGCAAAAAGAAGATGGAAGCTGTGATTGGCAAACAAAGTACTGAAAATCATATGAAGAATGCAGTATTTTTCATGAGTGCTGGTACAAATGACTTTGCTCTTAATTATTTTACTCTGCCAATAAGAAGACAGAGCTATACTACTATATTAGCCTACCAGCAGTTCTTGATCCAACATATCAAACAATTTTTACAG GATTTGTTGGCAGAAGGAGCTAAAAAAATTGCAATAGCTGGAGTACCTCCAATGGGATGTCTACCAATGATGATCACCATGCATTCCCCTAATGCCTTTTTGCAACGTGATTGTATAGAAAAATATTCATCCATAGGTAGAGATTTCAATCAGCTCCTTCAACATGAATTACACCTAATGCAATTGCAGCTCAATTTATCTAGTCCAGATGCTAAGATCTATTACATTGACATATATGGACCCATAGCCAATATGATCCAAGCCCATCAAAGATATG GATTTGAAGGTATTAATAGTGGATGTTGTGGAAGTGGATACATTGAAGCATCAATTTTGTGCAATAAGGCTTCAAGTGTGTGCCCTGACCCATTTAAGTATATATTTTGGGATTCAATTCATCCAACAGAGAAGGCATATCACAACCTCTTCTTGACTTTCCAACCAACCATTGATTTCATTGTTAACAACTAG
- the LOC101492454 gene encoding glutamate receptor 2.7-like → MHYLSRIWLFFFLLTPFVHIYGIKDETKNSDNKVISIGVIIDVNSRIGKEQEVAMNIAAQSYNNISKNYKLALYFQNSTKDLLKAITLAEEMINMQKVQVIIGMHTWPEAAIVAEIGSKAQVPVISFAALTITPPLMKVRWPFLVRLANNGTPYIKSIAEIVQAYSWKRVVAIYEDEGYGGDNGMLALLAEALQDVGSMIEHHLVLSPISSLHDPQELVSEEIIKLNQTQSRVFIVLKSSLEMAIHLFKEASKVGLVDKESVWIIPESITNLLDSVNKSAISYMEGALGIKTYYSERSKEYQEFEAQFRRNFRSKNPEEDNRYPGFYALQAYDSINIVTQAINRITNSSSKTLLREILSSNFLGLSGHIQLEAGQLMQNNLVLRIVNVAGKSYKELCFWTQKHGFTTTLHAGQGGNTECLKGVRWPGNLDRDPKGWNMPTKQNQLKIAIRSRTSFSKFVKVEYGHNKTHDKYSGFCIEIFEKVHRLLGYDLPYKYHSIDGTYNDLVQLVYNKTFDAVIGDMTIIEERLQYVDFTVPYAESGLSMIVPAASEESAWMFTKPFSWELWLVTGAITIYTMLVVWYLEREPNPEFHGNWKIQLSTALWFTVSSLFFAHREKMHSNLTRVVMVSWLFLVLIINSSYTASLSSMLTVKKLRSNVTDIQWLKDNNKKIGCDGDSFVRTFLEKVERFKPENIINITDEYKYDEAFANNSIAAAFLELPYEKVFLCEYCKKYTGSTPRTRFGGLGFMFQKGSPVARDVSKAILHLSENADLKRLEEKWLITSQDCSNNATSSDDMGSLNLRSLWVLYVISGATSTICLLISTIKCLKHSQPHEDLPLPPEGNDHTSDESVWKKVITLAKQVRSKKLNNPNKAQDVIDCFSRSGHVSINDTPEHSQELAICHQKR, encoded by the exons ATGCATTACCTTTCAAGAATTTGGTTATTCTTTTTCTTACTCACCCCTTTTGTTCACATTTATGGTATCAAAGATGAGACTAAGAATTCAGATAACAAAGTCATATCCATTGGGGTGATTATTGATGTTAATTCTCGTATTGGGAAAGAACAAGAAGTAGCAATGAACATTGCAGCCCAAAGTTACAACAACATTTCAAAGAACTACAAGTTAGCTCTCTATTTTCAGAATTCCACCAAGGATCTCCTCAAAGCCATCACACTTG CTGAAGAGATGATTAATATGCAAAAGGTGCAAGTGATTATAGGGATGCACACATGGCCAGAAGCAGCTATAGTAGCAGAAATAGGAAGCAAAGCTCAAGTACCTGTCATATCCTTTGCAGCACTAACCATAACCCCGCCATTGATGAAAGTTAGATGGCCTTTTCTGGTGAGACTAGCTAACAATGGTACACCATATATAAAATCCATTGCAGAAATAGTGCAGGCTTATAGCTGGAAGAGAGTAGTAGCCATCTACGAAGACGAAGGGTATGGTGGAGATAATGGAATGCTAGCCCTACTAGCTGAGGCCCTTCAGGATGTTGGTTCAATGATTGAGCACCACTTAGTCCTTTCACCAATTTCTTCTCTACATGATCCACAAGAGCTAGTTAGCGAAGAGATTATTAAGTTAAATCAAACGCAATCTCGGGTGTTCATTGTGCTGAAATCATCTTTAGAAATGGCAATTCATTTGTTCAAAGAGGCTTCAAAAGTTGGACTAGTGGATAAAGAATCAGTTTGGATAATCCCAGAGAGCATAACTAATTTGCTGGACTCCGTCAATAAATCTGCTATTTCCTATATGGAAGGAGCTTTAGGAATTAAGACCTATTATTCAGAAAGAAGCAAGGAGTATCAAGAATTTGAGGCTCAGTTCAGGAGAAATTTTCGGTCCAAGAATCCCGAAGAAGATAACCGCTACCCAGGATTTTATGCTCTACAAGCATATGATAGCATTAACATTGTAACTCAAGCTATCAACAGAATAACCAATAGCAGCTCAAAGACTTTACTAAGAGAAATACTGTCGAGCAATTTCCTTGGTTTAAGTGGCCATATTCAACTTGAAGCTGGCCAACTCATGCAGAATAATCTTGTCCTAAGGATAGTAAATGTAGCTGGAAAGAGTTACAAAGAATTATGCTTTTGGACTCAAAAACATGGCTTCACTACAACCCTACATGCAGGACAAGGTGGAAATACAGAATGTCTCAAAGGTGTACGCTGGCCTGGGAATTTGGACAGAGATCCAAAGGGCTGGAACATGCCTACTAAACAAAACCAATTGAAAATTGCAATCAGAAGCAGAACCTCATTTTCCAAGTTTGTCAAGGTTGAGTATGGCCATAACAAAACTCATGATAAATATAGTGGATTCTGCATTGAAATTTTTGAGAAAGTACACAGACTTTTGGGGTATGATCTGCCATATAAGTATCATTCCATTGATGGAACCTATAATGATTTGGTTCAGCTTGTCTATAACAAG ACTTTTGATGCTGTTATTGGGGACATGACTATAATAGAGGAAAGATTGCAGTATGTGGATTTTACAGTACCATATGCAGAATCAGGATTGTCAATGATAGTTCCAGCAGCATCTGAAGAGTCAGCATGGATGTTTACGAAGCCGTTTAGCTGGGAATTGTGGCTGGTTACAGGTGCAATCACGATTTACACAATGTTAGTTGTTTGGTATCTTGAAAGAGAACCCAATCCAGAATTTCATGGAAACTGGAAGATCCAGCTCAGCACAGCTCTTTGGTTTACCGTCTCCTCTTTGTTCTTTGCTCATA GAGAAAAAATGCACAGCAACTTAACTCGAGTGGTGATGGTATCGTGGCTGTTTCTTGTATTGATTATCAACTCAAGCTACACTGCTAGTCTTTCTTCAATGCTCACGGTCAAAAAACTGCGATCGAATGTCACAGACATTCAGTGGCTGAAGGACAACAACAAGAAAATTGGCTGTGATGGCGACTCGTTTGTTAGAACATTCCTAGAGAAAGTTGAAAGGTTCAAGCCAGAGAACATCATAAACATTACCGATGAATACAAGTACGATGAAGCATTCGCTAATAACAGCATAGCAGCTGCTTTTCTTGAGCTCCCATATGAAAAAGTATTCCTCTGTGAATACTGCAAGAAATACACTGGATCCACTCCCAGAACTAGATTTGGAGGATTAGGCTTT ATGTTCCAGAAAGGCTCTCCGGTGGCTAGGGACGTGTCTAAAGCTATATTACATCTCTCAGAAAATGCAGATCTGAAGAGATTAGAAGAAAAGTGGTTAATTACCTCACAGGATTGCTCCAACAACGCAACATCCTCCGACGATATGGGAAGTTTGAATCTTAGAAGCTTATGGGTGCTATATGTCATCTCTGGTGCTACTTCTACTATTTGTCTGCTAATATCAACAATCAAGTGTCTAAAACACAGTCAACCACATGAAGACTTGCCATTGCCACCAGAAGGCAATGACCACACAAGTGATGAAAGTGTGTGGAAAAAGGTTATTACATTAGCAAAGCAGGTTCGTAGCAAAAAGCTCAATAATCCAAACAAGGCACAAGATGTAATTGACTGTTTTTCGAGATCAGGTCATGTGAGCATCAATGATACCCCTGAACATTCACAGGAATTGGCTATATGTCATCAGAAGAGGTAA
- the LOC101491907 gene encoding glutamate receptor 2.7-like, which produces MNFYAQTSNSVSNILLWLPLIISLLLLQCLANSSQNTSVGVIIDFNSVTGKQQRTAMQIATQNFNNYSNTHNLILFFKDSGRNPIQAASAAEELITKKKVRVIIGMETWQEAALVADLGAKFQVPIISFSSPSLVPSSSMQLRWPFLIQMTQNHTAQMNFIADIVHAFNSQKVIAIYEDNPYSNDYGILTLLSDALEKVNSKIEYQLVLPPFTSLSDPKGVVLDELLKLLPQKSRVFVVLQASLPMVNHLFREAKKIGLLERESCWIINEEITSMLAYVDKSVLSSMKGVLGIKTNISTSSSGYTQLQENFQADPTETVESRPGSNALLAYDSITIVTKALEKMNTNSSSSRILLEEMLSSNFNGLSGDIRFKERQLSCNPILSVIKVVDNDKKHMELDFWNPKLKFARSLIESINDSTPKTWKVHTNTNPLKVAIPMNPAFDNFLKFSPNEPPTGFCIELFKEIREILSEQYFGLPYEFHAFNESYDELMYEVINELYDVIVGDVTILANRSKLVSFTQPYTESGLSLIFPEETEGSAWLFMKPFSMEMWIATVGILIYTMITIWFLEHHLNPEFGGPLKTQISTTLWFAFSTLFFAHKEKINSNSARIVVGVWLFLVFVLTSSYTANLSSLLTVQKLRSDRDIEWLKQNNLPVGCDNSSTFVKDYLVQVYNFPRPQVIDVEDERDMVDKFKSKKIAALFVESPYEKVFLNKYCKDYTATTAAYKFGGMGFVFQKGDPMAKDFSEAILTLAENGKLKALEETWLTPSNECSNNSPSPETESLTVGKFWGLYIICATTSTICLILALLKKYFHYHNHYEEEAQLSQRNVTTESDDDHNNNNDMKRVLRSGTGLYNGNLMALNKSATFGGSVLQGVRRRNSPRLESVTISDELNNPQRSQSAVIEMM; this is translated from the exons atgaatttttatgctCAAACATCAAACTCAGTTTCAAATATTTTGCTTTGGCTTCCTCTAATAATCTCACTTCTCCTACTCCAATGTCTAGCCAATAGTTCCCAAAATACAAGCGTTGGTgtgataattgattttaattctgTAACTGGGAAGCAACAGAGAACAGCCATGCAAATTGCAActcaaaatttcaataattattcAAACACTCATAACTTAATCCTTTTCTTCAAGGACTCTGGTAGAAACCCTATACAAGCAGCTTCAGCTG CTGAAGAATTAATTACTAAGAAGAAAGTTAGAGTCATTATTGGCATGGAAACATGGCAAGAAGCAGCTCTTGTTGCTGACCTTGGAGCCAAGTTTCAAGtaccaataatttcattttcttctccATCATTAGTCCCTTCATCATCAATGCAACTTCGTTGGCCTTTCTTGATTCAAATGACTCAAAATCACACAGCACAAATGAACTTCATAGCTGATATTGTCCATGCTTTCAACTCTCAAAAGGTTATAGCTATATATGAAGACAACCCTTATAGTAATGATTACGGAATTTTAACCCTCTTATCTGACGCTCTCGAAAAGGTTAACTCGAAGATCGAGTATCAATTAGTTCTTCCACCGTTCACTTCTTTGTCTGATCCAAAAGGGGTTGTTCTTGATGAATTGTTGAAGCTGTTGCCACAAAAATCGCGTGTTTTTGTCGTACTTCAAGCATCATTACCTATGGTGAACCATTTGTTTAGAGAAGCTAAGAAAATTGGATTATTGGAGAGAGAATCATGTTGGATAATCAATGAGGAGATTACAAGCATGTTGGCATATGTAGATAAATCTGTTTTATCTTCTATGAAAGGTGTTTTGGGAATCAAAACCAACATTTCTACAAGTTCCAGTGGTTATACTCAGTTGCAAGAAAATTTCCAAGCTGATCCTACAGAAACAGTTGAGTCCAGACCAGGATCAAATGCTTTGCTAGCTTATGATAGCATTACAATTGTTACAAAGGCTTTGGAGAAAATGAATACTAACTCTAGTAGCTCAAGGATTTTATTGGAGGAAATGTTATCTTCTAATTTCAATGGCTTAAGTGGTGATATAAGATTCAAAGAAAGACAACTATCCTGCAACCCAATATTAAGTGTCATAAAAGTGGTTGATAATGATAAGAAACATATGGAATTGGATTTTTGGAATCCAAAGTTGAAGTTTGCTAGATCTCTTATAGAAAGCATAAATGACTCTACACCTAAGACATGGAAAGTACATACAAATACAAACCCTTTAAAAGTTGCAATTCCTATGAATCCTGCATTTGATAACTTTTTGAAATTCTCACCAAATGAACCTCCTACTGGTTTTTGTATTGAACTTTTCAAAGAGATCAGAGAAATTCTGAGTGAGCAATATTTTGGCCTTCCCTATGAATTTCACGCCTTCAATGAATCTTATGATGAACTTATGTATGAAGTCATAAATGAG CTCTATGATGTTATTGTAGGAGATGTAACAATACTTGCCAACCGATCAAAGCTGGTATCATTCACTCAACCATATACTGAGTCAGGCTTATCACTCATATTTCCAGAAGAGACTGAAGGGTCAGCATGGTTGTTTATGAAACCATTTAGCATGGAAATGTGGATTGCAACGGTTGGTATCCTTATCTACACAATGATTACCATTTGGTTCTTGGAACATCACTTGAATCCTGAATTTGGTGGACCATTGAAAACCCAGATCAGCACCACTTTGTGGTTTGCTTTTTCTACTCTATTTTTTGCTCATA AggaaaaaataaacagcaactCTGCAAGAATAGTAGTTGGAGTTTGGTTATTTCTTGTGTTTGTGCTAACCTCAAGCTACACTGCAAATCTTTCATCATTGCTTACTGTCCAAAAGTTGAGGTCTGATAGAGACATTGAATGGCTTAAACAAAACAATTTACCAGTTGGTTGTGATAACAGCAGTACCTTTGTAAAGGACTACTTGGTTCAAGTGTATAATTTCCCTAGGCCCCAAGTTATAGATGTTGAGGATGAACGTGACATGGTGGATAAATTCAAGAGCAAAAAAATTGCTGCTCTCTTTGTTGAGAGTCCATATGAGAAGGTTTTCTTAAATAAGTACTGCAAAGACTACACAGCAACTACAGCAGCCTATAAATTTGGAGGAATGGGATTT GTATTTCAAAAAGGGGATCCAATGGCCAAAGACTTTTCTGAAGCCATTTTAACACTTGCAGAAAATGGAAAACTAAAAGCTTTGGAAGAGACTTGGTTAACACCTTCCAACGAATGTTCAAACAACTCACCTTCTCCAGAAACTGAGAGCCTGACCGTTGGCAAATTTTGGGGACTCTATATCATATGTGCTACCACTTCCACTATCTGCTTAATACTAGCTTTATTGAAGAAGTATTTCCATTACCATAACCACTATGAAGAGGAAGCTCAACTTTCTCAACGAAATGTAACCACTGAATCTGATGatgatcataataataataatgatatgaAGAGAGTTTTAAGAAGTGGTACTGGCTTATACAATGGAAATCTGATGGCTTTAAATAAATCTGCAACTTTTGGTGGCAGTGTATTACAAGGTGTACGCCGTCGAAATTCGCCAAGGTTGGAGAGTGTAACCATTTCTGATGAACTGAACAATCCACAACGCTCCCAATCAGCTGTCATAGAAATGATGTAA